Sequence from the Kineosporia succinea genome:
CTGCAACAGCCGGGCCAGCTTGCGCTCGACCAAGCTGCCGTAACGGGTGGGGTGCTTGGTCTCGATCGCGATCTGCACCGGGCGATCGAGGTCGGCGATCACGGTGAGCAGCTTGCGCAGCGTCAGGAGGTGCGAGCGGTCGGAGTCCTCGACCACGTCGGGCACCTCGTCGCCCGGATCGCCGCTCTCGCGCGACAGCTTCTTCCAGGATCCCCAGTCCAGGCCCTCGAGCTGCGCGAGCTCGAGCGTGGAGACGATCCCGGTGCCGTTGGAGGTGCGGTTCACGGTGCGGTCGTGGACGCACACGAGGTGACCGTCGGCGGTCAGCCGGACGTCACATTCGAGAGCCTGGGCGCCGAGATCGAGGGCGCGCAGATAGGCCGCCAGTGTGTGCTCGGGCTCTGTGTCACTCGCCCCACGATGCGCGACGACCTGGGGCCTCAGCGAAGTCACGCGAAAAGGTTGCCACACGAACGGGCGCTCGGAGGGGCAGAATCGGGCGAGTTGTGGGAAGAGCCACGGATGCTCGCCGGACGTTTGCCGGAGCGTCGGAATCTGTCACACCGGCGTTCCCGGCCGGTCACCTGACCGACCGGGAACCACCGACGTCACACGGTCTTACGAGGTCTTACGGGGTGGAGCTCAGGCCTTCTTGTTGGCCTCGATCTCGAGGACGAGCTTGACCTTGTCCGAGATCAGGAAGCCACCGGTCTCGAGGGCGGTGTTCCAGGAGATGCCCCAGTCGCTCCGGTTGATGGTCGCGGAGCCGTCGAAGCCGGCCTTCTGCACGCCCCACGGGTCGGCGGCGAGACCGTTGAACTCCCACTTGATCTCGACCGGCTTGGCGACACCCTTGATGGTGAGGTCGCCGACCAGGATCAGGTCGTCACCGTCGAGCTTGGCCGAGGTGCTCTTGAAGGTGATCTTCGGGTTGTTGTCGGCGTCCCAGAAGTCGGCCGAGCGCAGGTGACCGTCACGCTGGTCGTTGCCGGTCTGGATGCTGGTGGCGTCGATCTCGAGCTCGGCGCTCGAGGCCTCCGGGTTGGCGGCGTCGATGACGGCGGTGCCCGAGAAGGAGGCGAAGTGGCCACGGGTCGTGGAGACCATGGCGTGCTTCACGGCGAAGCCAACGGTGCTGTGGCCCGGGTCGATCTCCCAGGTGCCGGTCAGCTCAGCGGGGAAGTTGCTCATCAAGAACCTCACAGGACGTCGGTGGGCCTCGCGGCCCGGCGGGGGTGGAGCGGCGTTGCTGGTTGAACCCTAGATGATTCAACGTTCACCTAACCAGTCCGGCGCGGATTAATTCCCGCTCTTGGCCGAACGGCCACCTCTCCGGTCGTCTCGGATGCCCATGAGCCCGGGTTAAGCGTCAGGATCTATCCATGACCGTCGCTCCCGTCCGTCCTCCTTCGTCACCCCGGTTGGCCGGCAGCACCGAGGCCGACGAGCGCCGCCGGGTCGCGCTGCGGCGGATGAAGACCGTCGCGACCACGCTGCTCGCCGTGGCGGCGGTGATCTACGTGGCCACCCTCAAGCAGGACGGCGTGCTCGGTTTCGTGAACGCGGCGGCCGAGGCGGCGATGGTCGGCGCCCTGGCCGACTGGTTCGCGGTGACCGCCCTGTTCCGTCACCCGCTGGGCATCCCGATCCCGCACACCGCGCTCATCCCGACGCGGAAGGACCAGATCGGCGAGAGCCTGCAGGAGTTCGTCGCCGACAACTTCCTGTCCGAGGACATCGTGCGGGAGAAGGTCGGGCAGGCCGAGGTGACCCGGCGCATCGGCAGCTGGCTGGCCGAGCCGGAGCACGCCGAGCGGGTCGGGG
This genomic interval carries:
- a CDS encoding glycerophosphodiester phosphodiesterase, producing MTSLRPQVVAHRGASDTEPEHTLAAYLRALDLGAQALECDVRLTADGHLVCVHDRTVNRTSNGTGIVSTLELAQLEGLDWGSWKKLSRESGDPGDEVPDVVEDSDRSHLLTLRKLLTVIADLDRPVQIAIETKHPTRYGSLVERKLARLLQEFGWDRHTPEKPSPVRMMSFSALAVRRMRALTPTLPLVYLVERRMPMTVIDGQVPAGVAIAPDVEMLARDPRLGERIRARGRELHVWTVDTPEHVRVCLDSGASVIITNKPAETMKTLDSMLVSV
- a CDS encoding YceI family protein, whose product is MSNFPAELTGTWEIDPGHSTVGFAVKHAMVSTTRGHFASFSGTAVIDAANPEASSAELEIDATSIQTGNDQRDGHLRSADFWDADNNPKITFKSTSAKLDGDDLILVGDLTIKGVAKPVEIKWEFNGLAADPWGVQKAGFDGSATINRSDWGISWNTALETGGFLISDKVKLVLEIEANKKA